The following are encoded together in the Bacillus cereus group sp. RP43 genome:
- a CDS encoding MerR family transcriptional regulator: protein MKIGTFAKLFHVTTDTVRYYIELGLLIPDKKNTQYQMNQLCFDDMAFITELKKFHFSLIEIQRILSYRRVTNFSDHEDIDYYNNLLIDKKDELTKKKEDISKAIQLIEKAAQTSSPSSKEENITGIPLDFVNLLYCPKCRIPLEMEDVTIKKVYIHTGRLTCTCGYEAAIEEGIIITANLYETSPYPSYFYDKETIKEINPKMINLFEKINFQFQKVLQNIDLKNKLIVETNVDAFVSLPKYIDVLETSASYVFSGYSLAMLKKVRNRIERMNPKPRVLYILNSDLNLPLKPLSIDVFVDSFSVTDFSLLNPQFPIHVLKNYLHNSSTIVGGYSYYDSSAKSLKNISALYPNSHEHILYPKYLEENLSGHEFQITQSENIGYCTDPGPYFDYHVRDEKFHMLMYLASTKQ from the coding sequence ATGAAAATTGGTACATTTGCGAAGCTTTTTCATGTTACGACTGATACCGTTCGTTATTACATTGAACTAGGATTATTAATACCAGACAAAAAAAACACCCAGTATCAAATGAACCAATTGTGTTTCGACGACATGGCTTTTATTACTGAGCTGAAAAAATTTCATTTTTCATTGATAGAAATCCAACGAATTTTATCATATCGGCGTGTCACAAACTTCTCAGACCATGAGGATATCGACTACTACAACAACTTGCTCATTGATAAAAAGGACGAGCTAACCAAGAAAAAAGAAGACATATCAAAAGCTATCCAATTGATTGAAAAAGCAGCTCAAACTAGCTCACCTTCATCCAAAGAAGAGAATATTACAGGAATCCCGCTTGACTTTGTAAATTTGCTCTATTGTCCGAAGTGCCGCATTCCACTTGAAATGGAAGATGTAACGATTAAAAAAGTTTACATTCACACGGGGCGTTTAACTTGTACCTGTGGATACGAGGCAGCTATCGAAGAGGGTATTATCATTACCGCGAATTTGTACGAGACGTCTCCTTATCCATCTTATTTTTACGATAAAGAAACGATTAAAGAGATCAATCCCAAAATGATTAACTTATTTGAAAAAATTAATTTTCAGTTTCAAAAAGTTCTACAAAATATAGATTTGAAAAACAAATTAATTGTGGAAACAAACGTTGACGCTTTTGTGTCACTACCCAAATATATCGATGTTCTTGAAACAAGCGCGTCCTATGTATTCAGTGGCTATTCGCTTGCGATGCTCAAGAAGGTTAGAAACAGAATTGAACGTATGAATCCGAAGCCGCGCGTCCTTTATATTTTGAATTCCGATTTAAATCTGCCATTGAAACCGCTTAGCATCGATGTTTTTGTGGATAGTTTTTCAGTAACTGATTTTTCACTGCTCAATCCGCAGTTCCCAATTCACGTTCTAAAAAACTATTTACATAACAGTTCAACAATTGTCGGCGGATACTCATATTATGATAGTTCGGCCAAATCCTTGAAAAATATTTCAGCCTTATATCCAAATTCTCACGAACATATTTTATATCCAAAATACTTAGAAGAAAATTTATCAGGCCACGAATTTCAAATCACGCAAAGTGAAAATATCGGTTACTGTACAGATCCAGGACCTTATTTCGATTATCATGTAAGAGACGAAAAATTCCACATGCTCATGTATTTGGCTAGTACGAAACAATAG
- a CDS encoding FAD-dependent oxidoreductase, with amino-acid sequence MDKMDHMDTLSLWTATANSYDKGKPLEGNEEADVVIIGAGFTGLSSAYHLQKLGKSVIVLEQETIGYGASGRNGGMVLPGYKSTMQELAKKYGAEEARQLNDLSLLSVELVKNIIDEHQINCNFRKTGHIVAAYKAKHFEGLKLESEYLNKNFGYECSVLNRSQLHQEIDSPQYYGCLVDDSSYSFQPLNYAIGLGEAAKSIGAKIFEHSKALSIEYGRNSVKVVTEKGAVTAKDIIVATDGYSGKIMTELNKGVLPISARIIATEQLPESLVNAIIPKNRMVFDTSSFLYYFRRTPDSRIIFGGGDIRPNLGDAVYQNVYDAMVKIMPKLEGSKIDYRWGGFIGVTIDTFPVIGRSKEGAYFATGYTGHGASLSTLFGKLLAQWIVTGSAGGYRFEKERLKSFPFYNQKTMLVNIAHIGFKLVDIIA; translated from the coding sequence ATGGATAAGATGGATCATATGGATACTCTCTCACTATGGACAGCGACTGCAAACAGCTATGACAAAGGAAAACCTCTTGAAGGAAATGAAGAGGCGGATGTTGTCATTATTGGCGCAGGTTTCACAGGTCTTTCTTCTGCATATCATTTGCAAAAGTTAGGGAAGAGTGTCATTGTCCTTGAGCAGGAAACAATCGGATATGGCGCAAGCGGTCGCAACGGTGGGATGGTATTGCCGGGCTATAAGTCAACGATGCAGGAGCTTGCCAAGAAGTATGGTGCCGAAGAGGCGAGGCAGCTTAACGATCTTTCTCTGCTTAGTGTTGAATTAGTTAAAAACATTATCGACGAGCATCAAATCAACTGTAATTTTAGAAAGACAGGTCACATTGTGGCAGCTTACAAAGCCAAGCATTTTGAAGGATTGAAACTTGAAAGTGAATACTTAAACAAAAATTTTGGATATGAATGTAGCGTGCTTAATCGAAGTCAGTTGCATCAAGAAATTGATTCCCCGCAATATTATGGTTGCTTAGTCGACGACTCGAGCTACTCGTTCCAACCACTGAACTATGCAATTGGTTTGGGAGAAGCAGCTAAATCGATCGGCGCAAAAATCTTTGAGCATTCGAAAGCACTATCTATTGAGTACGGCCGAAATAGTGTGAAAGTTGTAACAGAAAAAGGTGCTGTTACTGCGAAAGACATTATTGTGGCTACAGATGGTTACTCTGGAAAAATCATGACGGAACTGAATAAAGGCGTACTGCCAATTTCAGCACGTATTATTGCTACTGAACAGCTTCCAGAATCACTGGTGAATGCCATCATTCCTAAAAATCGCATGGTTTTTGATACAAGCAGTTTCCTTTACTATTTCAGGCGCACACCAGATAGTCGGATCATATTTGGCGGTGGCGATATTCGTCCAAACTTAGGTGATGCTGTTTATCAAAATGTTTACGATGCTATGGTTAAAATAATGCCAAAACTAGAAGGAAGCAAGATTGATTACAGGTGGGGTGGATTTATCGGGGTTACAATTGATACGTTCCCGGTTATCGGTAGATCCAAAGAAGGCGCATATTTCGCAACGGGTTATACGGGCCATGGTGCGTCTCTCTCGACATTGTTTGGTAAGTTATTGGCACAATGGATCGTTACGGGGAGTGCAGGTGGATACCGATTTGAAAAGGAACGCCTCAAATCATTTCCATTCTATAATCAGAAAACGATGCTGGTCAATATAGCACATATTGGTTTCAAACTGGTAGATATTATCGCGTAA
- a CDS encoding cupin domain-containing protein encodes MFFAKKITAEEAEQLGANTWEPWVGEPNKGTWHVEEQEVFYVTDGEVFITVDGKKYHITKDWIVSLDKDLVCEWDCPVFLKKNYKMNHEIHLK; translated from the coding sequence ATGTTTTTTGCGAAAAAAATTACAGCAGAAGAAGCAGAGCAACTAGGTGCCAACACATGGGAACCATGGGTAGGCGAACCGAATAAAGGAACGTGGCATGTAGAAGAACAGGAAGTTTTCTATGTGACAGACGGTGAAGTATTTATTACTGTTGATGGAAAAAAATATCATATTACAAAGGACTGGATCGTTTCCTTGGATAAGGACCTTGTTTGTGAATGGGATTGTCCAGTGTTTTTGAAAAAGAATTATAAGATGAACCATGAGATTCATTTGAAATAA
- a CDS encoding YojF family protein, with protein MEIVKDSSLIQNEIERFVNKDVYIHLETTNGAYASHFNEKMMTVGAFIRNAIIRFERGKITGTNPYRVGLKMDHGWVYAEGITHWEVDDKERLLLAGHDNQGRLAVALELSLTPFK; from the coding sequence ATGGAAATAGTAAAAGATAGTTCTCTTATTCAAAATGAAATTGAACGTTTTGTAAATAAAGATGTATATATTCATTTAGAAACGACGAACGGAGCGTATGCGTCACACTTTAATGAAAAGATGATGACAGTTGGAGCATTCATTCGAAATGCAATCATTCGATTTGAACGCGGGAAGATTACGGGAACAAACCCATACCGAGTTGGTCTAAAGATGGATCATGGCTGGGTATATGCAGAAGGTATTACGCACTGGGAAGTAGACGATAAAGAGCGTTTATTACTTGCAGGGCATGATAATCAGGGCCGCTTAGCGGTTGCACTTGAGTTAAGCTTAACGCCATTTAAGTAA
- a CDS encoding aldehyde dehydrogenase family protein, translated as MEINMFIDGKWVEALSGARRNIINPATGEVIATSAHGSADDAKIAIKAARNAFDSGIWSDLSADERADYLYKIADRLEEKTAEIARLETANNGKVIRATTYVDIPVSIQCFRYYADLIKGMKKESYTRADSSETIIIHEPIGVCGLIVPWNFPLMLAVWQIAPALAAGNTIVIKPADVTPVSLFKLFEIIEEVGLPDGVANLVLGPGSKVGNELAESHDVDKVAFTGGTKTGQSIMRAAAGNMKKVTLELGGKSPLMVFDDVDFETAVDNAMFGIFHNAGQVCSAASRLLVQETIYDKFVERLAERANKIVVGNGESENIEMGALTTESHMNDVLHYIKSGIEEGAKLVCGGKRLTENGLDRGFFIAPTIFADVNADMCIVKEEIFGPVLVVQKFKDEEDAIKKANDSIYGLAGAVFTEDMDRAKRVISKLRAGITWINSYHLAYVEGPWGGYKQSGIGRALGVAGLEHFMETKQINIHQHAKPVGWYVN; from the coding sequence ATGGAAATTAACATGTTCATTGACGGGAAATGGGTAGAAGCATTATCAGGTGCTAGAAGAAACATTATCAATCCTGCAACCGGAGAGGTTATCGCAACGTCTGCTCATGGATCAGCAGATGATGCGAAGATAGCAATTAAGGCGGCTCGTAACGCGTTTGACAGCGGAATCTGGTCGGATTTATCGGCTGATGAAAGAGCTGACTATCTATATAAGATTGCAGACCGTCTTGAAGAGAAGACAGCTGAAATTGCCCGTTTGGAAACTGCAAATAACGGTAAGGTTATTCGTGCAACAACCTATGTAGATATTCCTGTATCGATTCAATGTTTCCGCTATTATGCTGACTTGATCAAAGGTATGAAGAAGGAATCTTACACTCGTGCTGATTCTTCGGAAACAATTATTATCCATGAACCGATTGGTGTTTGTGGACTTATTGTACCTTGGAACTTCCCACTTATGCTAGCTGTTTGGCAAATTGCTCCTGCACTTGCCGCAGGAAATACAATTGTAATTAAGCCTGCCGACGTCACTCCTGTAAGCTTATTCAAATTATTTGAAATCATCGAAGAGGTTGGACTTCCCGACGGAGTAGCAAACCTAGTATTAGGACCTGGCTCAAAGGTTGGAAATGAGCTTGCAGAGAGTCACGATGTTGACAAAGTTGCCTTTACCGGTGGAACAAAAACAGGTCAAAGTATTATGCGCGCAGCTGCGGGCAATATGAAAAAAGTCACACTTGAATTAGGCGGGAAATCTCCACTTATGGTGTTTGACGATGTGGATTTTGAAACGGCAGTCGATAATGCGATGTTTGGTATTTTCCACAACGCTGGGCAAGTTTGTTCAGCTGCATCCCGTTTGCTTGTACAAGAGACCATTTACGATAAGTTTGTTGAAAGATTGGCCGAGCGTGCGAATAAAATTGTAGTTGGAAACGGAGAAAGCGAGAATATCGAAATGGGAGCTCTCACAACCGAGTCTCATATGAATGACGTTTTACATTATATAAAGAGCGGAATTGAAGAAGGTGCAAAATTAGTTTGTGGTGGTAAACGTTTAACAGAAAATGGGCTTGATCGAGGGTTTTTCATCGCACCAACAATCTTTGCTGATGTAAATGCGGATATGTGTATTGTTAAGGAAGAGATTTTTGGGCCAGTCCTTGTTGTACAGAAATTTAAAGATGAGGAAGATGCCATCAAAAAAGCGAATGATTCCATTTATGGATTAGCTGGTGCTGTATTTACTGAAGATATGGACCGAGCAAAACGTGTTATTAGTAAATTGCGTGCGGGAATTACTTGGATTAATAGTTATCATCTTGCTTATGTTGAAGGTCCTTGGGGCGGATATAAGCAAAGTGGAATCGGTAGGGCTTTAGGTGTTGCCGGACTGGAGCATTTTATGGAAACAAAGCAAATCAATATCCACCAGCATGCCAAGCCTGTAGGTTGGTATGTGAATTAA
- a CDS encoding aminotransferase produces the protein MELVIVQATEQTQSLKQADEKYLWHAMKGASPNPTNLIITKAEGAWVTDIDGNRYLDGMSGLWCVNVGYGRKELARAAFEQLEEMPYFPLTQSHVPAIKLAEKLNEWLDDEYVIFFSNSGSEANETAFKIARQYHQQKGDHARYKFISRYRAYHGNSMGALAATGQAQRKYKYEPLGQGFLHVAPPDTYRNPDDVRTLASADEIDRVMTWELSQTVAGVIMEPIITGGGILMPPDGYMEKVKEICEKHDALLICDEVICGFGRTGKPFGFMNYGVKPDIITMAKGITSAYLPLSATAVRREVYEAFVGSDDYDRFRHVNTFGGNPTACALALKNLEIMENEKLIERSKELGERLLYELEDVKEHPNVGDVRGKGLLLGIELVEDKQTKEPASIEKMNKVINACKEKGLIIGKNGDTVAGYNNILQLAPPLSITEEDFTFIVKTIKECLSRINGQ, from the coding sequence ATGGAGTTGGTGATTGTGCAAGCGACAGAACAAACACAAAGTTTGAAACAAGCAGATGAGAAGTACCTTTGGCATGCAATGAAAGGAGCATCCCCTAATCCAACGAATTTAATTATTACAAAAGCAGAAGGAGCATGGGTGACGGATATTGATGGAAACCGTTATTTAGACGGCATGTCCGGTCTTTGGTGCGTGAATGTTGGCTATGGCCGAAAAGAGCTTGCAAGAGCGGCTTTTGAACAACTGGAAGAAATGCCATATTTCCCTCTGACACAAAGTCATGTTCCTGCTATTAAATTAGCAGAGAAATTGAATGAATGGCTTGATGATGAATATGTCATTTTCTTTTCTAACAGTGGATCGGAAGCAAATGAAACGGCGTTTAAAATTGCTCGTCAATACCATCAACAAAAAGGTGATCATGCACGTTATAAGTTTATTTCACGCTATCGTGCTTATCACGGTAACTCAATGGGGGCTCTTGCAGCAACAGGTCAAGCTCAGCGAAAGTATAAATATGAACCGCTTGGGCAAGGGTTCTTGCATGTAGCACCGCCTGATACGTATCGCAATCCAGATGATGTTCGTACACTGGCAAGTGCTGATGAAATCGATCGTGTCATGACATGGGAGTTAAGTCAAACAGTAGCCGGCGTGATTATGGAGCCGATTATTACCGGGGGCGGAATTTTAATGCCTCCTGATGGATATATGGAAAAAGTAAAAGAAATTTGCGAGAAGCACGATGCGTTGCTCATTTGTGATGAAGTTATATGTGGATTTGGCCGGACAGGGAAACCGTTTGGATTTATGAATTATGGTGTTAAACCAGATATTATTACAATGGCAAAAGGTATTACAAGTGCATATCTTCCTTTGTCAGCAACAGCAGTTAGACGAGAAGTTTATGAGGCATTCGTAGGCAGTGATGATTATGATCGCTTCCGCCATGTAAATACGTTCGGAGGAAATCCTACAGCTTGCGCCTTAGCTTTGAAGAATTTAGAAATTATGGAGAATGAGAAACTCATTGAACGTTCCAAAGAATTGGGTGAACGACTGTTATATGAATTAGAAGACGTAAAAGAACATCCAAACGTAGGAGATGTTCGCGGAAAAGGTCTTCTTTTAGGTATTGAACTAGTGGAAGATAAGCAAACGAAAGAACCGGCTTCCATTGAAAAGATGAACAAAGTCATCAATGCTTGTAAAGAAAAAGGTCTAATTATTGGTAAAAATGGTGACACTGTTGCAGGTTACAATAATATTTTGCAACTTGCACCTCCATTAAGCATTACAGAGGAAGACTTTACTTTTATCGTTAAAACAATAAAAGAATGTTTATCCCGCATTAACGGGCAGTAA
- a CDS encoding MATE family efflux transporter, with amino-acid sequence MKIVDNRPSSNIEKPEGMNKSVDDSVLGTKSIPLLYLRFALAGIMANVILGVVSVIDGYFVSGFQELEIEGIGIGFTVMVITRMIGVLLGVGAGAVISLRLGKGKLEEARSIMGQTLWFTLFLSSLLAILGLAFETDIMILFGASDEALPYAVQYSRLLWISLPLTILAVVLSILANIDEKPILSMNSWLVAAVVAGTMEWIMVVKYDMGMMGSSWANTISQSIPVLLIFYFWFGKTKLKPKMKDVMINLKKIGEVVWTGFASFSSQFMMFIAIIFTNNLLQSYGGGLHVAAFTIQNGYITNLLALAALGGMTGLQPIISYNYGAGNLDRVKQAIKMGLIFTVSFFVIVTAILVIFADPIVSFFSGGNPELQKLGIWTTVVFNSLFTLSAVSLLVSGYFESQERNWSATFISVSKILLFMLPFLFIFPKFWGVEGVWYAAPAAEIPGVLIAIYFMRKEFKRLKVTNVKIVDL; translated from the coding sequence ATGAAAATAGTGGACAACCGTCCGTCATCGAACATAGAGAAGCCAGAAGGAATGAATAAGTCGGTGGATGATTCAGTGCTCGGAACCAAAAGTATTCCGTTACTATATTTACGGTTTGCTTTGGCAGGAATTATGGCTAATGTAATTCTAGGAGTTGTATCGGTTATCGATGGCTATTTCGTTAGTGGCTTTCAGGAGCTGGAAATCGAAGGGATAGGAATTGGATTTACCGTTATGGTTATTACCCGTATGATCGGTGTTCTTTTGGGGGTGGGAGCCGGAGCGGTCATTTCACTTCGACTGGGAAAAGGAAAGCTAGAAGAAGCTAGAAGTATTATGGGACAAACTTTATGGTTTACTCTTTTCCTTTCCTCTTTGTTAGCTATACTTGGATTGGCCTTTGAAACTGATATTATGATTCTATTCGGAGCAAGTGATGAAGCGCTTCCGTATGCGGTGCAATATAGCCGACTACTATGGATTTCGTTGCCATTAACGATATTGGCCGTTGTATTAAGTATTTTAGCCAATATCGATGAAAAACCTATATTATCAATGAACAGTTGGTTAGTCGCAGCGGTTGTTGCTGGGACTATGGAATGGATTATGGTAGTGAAGTATGACATGGGGATGATGGGTTCTTCATGGGCTAATACGATTTCGCAATCGATTCCTGTTCTCTTAATCTTTTATTTCTGGTTTGGTAAAACGAAACTTAAGCCAAAAATGAAAGATGTGATGATTAATCTCAAGAAGATTGGTGAAGTAGTTTGGACGGGTTTTGCATCTTTCTCTAGTCAGTTCATGATGTTTATTGCAATTATTTTCACCAACAATTTACTGCAAAGCTATGGAGGTGGTCTGCACGTTGCAGCTTTCACGATTCAAAATGGTTACATTACAAATCTCCTCGCTTTAGCGGCGCTCGGTGGGATGACAGGGCTTCAACCGATTATTAGTTATAATTACGGTGCAGGCAACCTTGATCGTGTGAAACAAGCAATTAAGATGGGACTCATTTTTACAGTTTCCTTCTTTGTGATCGTGACAGCCATACTAGTCATTTTTGCAGATCCAATTGTGTCATTTTTTTCCGGCGGTAATCCTGAATTACAAAAACTGGGCATTTGGACGACGGTTGTATTCAATAGTTTGTTTACACTTAGTGCAGTTAGCTTGCTTGTCTCTGGTTATTTTGAATCACAGGAGAGAAACTGGTCCGCAACGTTTATTAGTGTAAGCAAAATATTATTGTTCATGTTACCATTTTTATTTATTTTCCCGAAATTCTGGGGTGTAGAAGGTGTATGGTACGCTGCTCCTGCTGCAGAAATTCCAGGTGTTCTCATTGCCATATACTTTATGAGAAAAGAGTTCAAACGTTTAAAGGTTACCAATGTTAAAATAGTAGATTTATAG
- the bshB2 gene encoding bacillithiol biosynthesis deacetylase BshB2: MERHVLVVFPHPDDEAFAAGGTIRLLTDQGVPVTYACGTLGQMGRNMGKNVFANRETIPNIREKELKDACEAMGIQDLRMLGFHDKTLEFEDVDFVADKIEAIIQEVNPSRIITFYPEHGVHPDHDAFGRAVVRAVSRMSKEERPVIHAVAITRNREAVLGEPDVVNNISEVFEHKLAALGAHRSQTEAMLEETHAKIKNKDAATLKWLQLEQFWTYKWE; the protein is encoded by the coding sequence ATGGAGAGACATGTACTTGTTGTATTTCCGCATCCAGATGATGAAGCATTTGCTGCGGGAGGAACAATTCGCTTATTAACAGATCAAGGAGTACCTGTAACGTATGCGTGCGGTACTCTAGGACAAATGGGACGTAATATGGGGAAAAATGTATTCGCTAACCGTGAAACGATTCCAAATATCCGCGAAAAAGAATTGAAAGATGCATGTGAAGCAATGGGAATTCAAGATTTAAGAATGCTTGGTTTCCATGATAAAACGTTAGAATTTGAAGATGTTGATTTCGTTGCAGATAAAATTGAAGCGATCATTCAAGAAGTAAATCCATCTCGAATTATTACATTTTATCCAGAGCACGGCGTACATCCAGATCATGATGCATTTGGTCGCGCTGTAGTTCGCGCCGTATCACGTATGTCAAAAGAAGAACGTCCAGTCATTCATGCGGTTGCAATTACGAGAAATCGCGAAGCAGTACTCGGTGAACCGGATGTTGTAAATAATATTAGTGAAGTATTTGAACATAAATTAGCTGCGCTAGGCGCGCACCGTTCACAAACAGAAGCGATGCTTGAAGAAACGCATGCAAAAATAAAAAATAAAGATGCAGCAACATTAAAATGGCTACAACTTGAACAATTTTGGACTTATAAATGGGAGTAG
- a CDS encoding CoA-acylating methylmalonate-semialdehyde dehydrogenase, translated as MAVTKDVQTLKNYIGGQWIESTSKQVEDVPNPATGEIIARVPLSTKEDLDRAVATAKEAFQIWKRVAVPRRARILFRYQQLLIENWEELAKLVILENGKSYKEAYGEVQRGIECVEFAAGAPTLMMGEQLPDIATGVESGMYRYPIGVIAGITPFNFPMMVPCWMFPLAIACGNTFVLKPSERTPLLANRIAELFKEAGLPDGVLNVVHGAHDVVNGILDNEDVKAVSFVGSQPVAEYIYKTAAANGKRVQALAGAKNHSIVLKDADLSSAVKEITSAAFGSAGERCMAAAVVVVEEDVADELVNRLLQEANAITIGNGLEEGVFLGPVIRDGHKERTLGYIQSGIEQGATLIRDGREDDAANGNGYFVGPTIFDNVTQEMKIWQDEIFAPVLSVVRVKDLVEAIHVANASPFANGACLYTDSAKAIREFREEIDAGMLGVNLGVPAPMAFFPFSGYKKSFYGDLHANGKDGVEFYTRKKMLTARY; from the coding sequence ATGGCAGTAACGAAAGATGTACAAACGTTGAAAAATTACATTGGTGGACAATGGATAGAATCTACAAGTAAACAAGTGGAAGATGTACCAAATCCAGCAACAGGAGAGATTATTGCTCGTGTGCCGCTTTCTACTAAAGAAGATTTGGATAGAGCTGTAGCAACTGCGAAAGAAGCATTCCAAATATGGAAAAGGGTTGCTGTACCTCGGCGTGCTCGTATTCTATTTCGCTATCAACAGCTTTTGATTGAAAACTGGGAAGAGTTAGCTAAACTCGTTATCTTGGAAAATGGAAAAAGTTATAAAGAAGCTTACGGTGAAGTACAGCGAGGGATTGAATGTGTTGAATTTGCCGCAGGTGCACCTACTTTAATGATGGGAGAGCAACTTCCTGATATTGCGACTGGTGTTGAATCAGGGATGTATCGTTACCCGATCGGAGTAATCGCAGGAATAACGCCATTTAACTTTCCGATGATGGTGCCATGCTGGATGTTCCCACTCGCGATTGCATGCGGAAATACGTTTGTATTAAAACCATCTGAAAGAACACCATTGCTGGCGAATCGCATAGCTGAACTGTTTAAAGAAGCAGGTCTTCCAGATGGAGTACTAAATGTTGTACATGGTGCACATGACGTCGTGAATGGCATTCTTGACAATGAGGATGTGAAGGCTGTATCTTTCGTTGGTTCTCAACCTGTCGCTGAGTATATATATAAAACAGCAGCAGCTAACGGCAAACGTGTACAAGCTCTTGCAGGTGCAAAAAATCATTCGATCGTATTAAAAGATGCGGATCTTAGTTCTGCAGTGAAAGAAATTACAAGTGCTGCCTTCGGTTCAGCTGGTGAAAGATGCATGGCGGCGGCTGTTGTTGTTGTGGAAGAAGACGTTGCAGATGAACTTGTTAATAGACTGCTTCAAGAGGCGAATGCTATTACGATTGGTAATGGGCTGGAAGAAGGTGTGTTCCTTGGTCCCGTTATTCGTGACGGACATAAAGAGCGTACACTCGGATACATTCAATCTGGTATAGAGCAGGGAGCGACACTTATTCGTGACGGACGTGAAGATGATGCAGCAAACGGTAACGGTTATTTTGTTGGCCCAACAATTTTTGACAATGTGACACAGGAAATGAAAATCTGGCAAGATGAAATCTTCGCACCGGTTCTTTCTGTTGTACGTGTAAAAGACTTGGTGGAAGCGATTCATGTTGCTAATGCATCACCGTTCGCAAATGGTGCATGCCTATACACCGATAGCGCGAAAGCAATTCGTGAATTCCGTGAAGAAATTGATGCAGGTATGCTTGGGGTCAATCTTGGGGTTCCTGCTCCAATGGCATTCTTCCCATTCTCAGGTTATAAGAAATCCTTCTATGGTGATCTCCATGCAAATGGAAAAGATGGCGTAGAATTCTATACTCGCAAGAAAATGCTTACGGCTCGTTATTGA